In Opitutaceae bacterium TAV5, one genomic interval encodes:
- a CDS encoding polysaccharide deacetylase, with protein sequence MCIPVQRLFHFAFPLLALPGAGHLAPAAPEGAPDAAPVMIVLKLDDLQTNQSGWLSDRWRRVSAFAQERGIRYSLGVIVNSFESPKPAYQKWLDEVKASGLAEFWFHAWDHKTWTDAEGVERPEFFGRDYSEQTKRFADAQAQAVARLGVPFSVFGPPGGGKPPSLDATTLRVLSEDPHMRGILYPTPLDDAGRALEAAGKITVLDRVWKVNIEQPLFRPNAQKFIEGYRQYAPKRRYFIIQGHPNKWDDARWEEFVKIVDFLTAEKAVFVTPGELIAALEKK encoded by the coding sequence ATGTGCATCCCCGTGCAACGCCTGTTCCACTTCGCTTTTCCGCTGCTCGCTCTTCCCGGCGCAGGGCACCTGGCCCCGGCCGCTCCCGAAGGCGCGCCGGACGCCGCGCCCGTCATGATCGTTCTCAAGCTCGACGATCTGCAGACCAACCAGAGCGGCTGGCTCTCTGATCGCTGGAGGCGGGTCTCGGCTTTCGCGCAAGAGCGGGGGATCAGGTATTCTCTGGGCGTCATCGTCAACTCGTTCGAAAGTCCCAAACCCGCCTACCAGAAGTGGCTCGACGAAGTGAAGGCGAGCGGACTCGCCGAATTCTGGTTCCACGCTTGGGACCACAAAACCTGGACCGATGCCGAGGGTGTGGAACGTCCGGAATTTTTCGGACGTGACTACTCCGAACAGACAAAGCGTTTTGCCGATGCCCAGGCCCAGGCCGTGGCCCGGCTCGGTGTGCCTTTCTCCGTGTTCGGTCCACCCGGCGGCGGCAAGCCGCCTTCGCTCGACGCTACCACGCTGCGCGTTCTTTCCGAAGACCCGCACATGCGCGGCATCCTTTATCCGACCCCTCTCGACGACGCCGGGCGCGCGCTCGAAGCCGCTGGCAAGATCACCGTGCTGGACCGTGTCTGGAAGGTGAACATCGAACAGCCGCTTTTCCGCCCCAACGCGCAAAAATTCATCGAAGGCTATCGCCAGTATGCGCCGAAGCGTCGTTACTTCATCATTCAGGGCCATCCCAACAAGTGGGACGACGCCCGCTGGGAGGAGTTCGTCAAGATCGTCGATTTCCTGACCGCCGAAAAGGCCGTCTTCGTCACGCCGGGTGAGCTGATCGCCGCCCTGGAAAAAAAATGA
- a CDS encoding type II secretory pathway, pseudopilin PulG has translation MTPRFPHHVSLRSRPVTGRRAFTLVELLAVIAIIGVLAAILIPVVSRVRQSARSAVCIKNLQSIGVAFQLYAADNRGLFPAAKYDEAVSNPNPSKKTWQVEISPYLGREVQYFSTLKAEIDGYAFCPEYISKFRNHPDWTTYTTAGYGMSNKLHVGAGINPYTTRFPHTNIDVPSRRFLVGDSNNFHILIDGSTWTAGATAGTIGSSGDPKRHNGRANYLFADGHVASLTPEKALESYKAP, from the coding sequence ATGACTCCCCGATTTCCCCATCACGTATCTCTCCGCTCCCGGCCCGTCACCGGCCGGCGGGCGTTCACGCTCGTGGAGCTGCTGGCAGTGATTGCGATCATCGGCGTGCTTGCCGCGATCCTCATCCCGGTAGTCAGCCGCGTACGACAGAGCGCACGCAGCGCGGTGTGCATCAAGAATCTCCAGAGCATCGGCGTGGCCTTCCAGCTCTATGCTGCAGATAATCGCGGTCTCTTCCCGGCGGCGAAGTACGACGAAGCAGTTTCCAATCCCAATCCCTCGAAAAAAACCTGGCAGGTCGAAATCAGTCCTTATCTGGGCCGTGAGGTGCAATACTTCAGCACGCTCAAGGCGGAGATCGATGGCTACGCATTTTGCCCCGAGTACATTTCCAAGTTCCGCAATCATCCCGACTGGACGACGTATACGACGGCAGGCTACGGCATGAGCAACAAGCTGCATGTGGGCGCGGGGATCAATCCTTATACCACCCGCTTTCCGCATACCAATATCGACGTGCCGAGCCGCCGGTTTCTTGTCGGGGACAGCAACAATTTTCACATTCTCATCGATGGCAGTACGTGGACCGCCGGCGCCACTGCCGGCACAATCGGAAGCAGTGGAGACCCGAAGCGCCACAACGGCAGGGCCAACTATCTCTTCGCCGATGGCCATGTCGCTTCGCTCACGCCGGAAAAAGCCCTGGAATCCTACAAGGCTCCCTGA
- a CDS encoding glycosyltransferase family 1, with amino-acid sequence MKTRSLSARSLLAMSAGLLGFAFGAHAQTLFLDFGPTAASGEWLTNSPYHTANPGATASAWNTVGNTDTGTLVLADGSAATGVSLNIGSTRTAAGATLNLDTSPSSSSALGGQINSGNIYGGSSVGKDAIFDAAANATTWTATGFQLTGLEAGTYDIYVTARNTSGASSNAYTQTIYAGAGAEVGDFALSPLQQQTLSYATGHPYTSAWVEGENYVKLTVVLSAGEVLNLAVAGSSATEYSPERRGFLNSVQIVQTSAIPEPSTVALLVGGAAILFVAAMRFRRHRH; translated from the coding sequence ATGAAAACCCGATCCCTGTCCGCTCGTTCACTCCTCGCCATGTCTGCCGGCCTGCTCGGCTTCGCTTTTGGCGCGCATGCCCAGACGCTGTTTCTCGATTTCGGTCCCACCGCCGCCTCCGGCGAGTGGTTGACCAACAGCCCGTATCATACCGCGAATCCGGGCGCTACCGCCTCGGCCTGGAACACGGTCGGGAATACCGATACCGGCACGCTCGTTCTGGCGGACGGTTCGGCGGCCACAGGGGTTTCCCTCAACATCGGCTCCACACGGACCGCGGCGGGCGCAACGCTGAATCTGGACACCTCACCGAGCAGCTCCAGCGCCTTGGGCGGCCAGATCAACTCTGGCAATATTTACGGTGGTTCGTCGGTCGGGAAAGATGCCATCTTTGACGCAGCCGCCAATGCCACGACCTGGACGGCAACGGGATTCCAGCTTACCGGTCTGGAGGCCGGCACCTATGACATCTACGTGACCGCGCGTAACACGAGCGGCGCGAGCAGCAACGCCTACACCCAGACGATCTATGCCGGGGCCGGAGCCGAGGTGGGGGATTTTGCCCTCTCCCCTCTCCAGCAGCAGACTCTTTCCTATGCCACGGGGCATCCGTATACCAGCGCATGGGTCGAGGGGGAAAACTACGTGAAACTGACCGTGGTGCTGAGCGCGGGTGAAGTCCTGAACCTGGCGGTGGCCGGGTCCAGCGCCACGGAGTACAGCCCCGAGCGCCGCGGTTTTCTGAACTCGGTACAGATCGTCCAGACTTCCGCCATTCCCGAACCTTCAACGGTCGCCCTGCTCGTTGGCGGAGCGGCGATCCTGTTTGTGGCGGCGATGCGATTCCGCCGGCATCGCCATTGA